The following proteins come from a genomic window of Triticum aestivum cultivar Chinese Spring chromosome 6A, IWGSC CS RefSeq v2.1, whole genome shotgun sequence:
- the LOC123130929 gene encoding WD repeat-containing protein JIP5-like — protein sequence MFTVKMFDNTMCRMYYQHDDDASNGSSSGDDEEQSGDDEEQPILSDNDHAMMVADDDPAMVVADDDLSMVVADDDLAMVVADDDLAMVVADDDLAMVVAPAIPQLGDRTMPIVVEEYIRVGIRHSERIRLMKEKKEE from the exons ATGTtcaccgtgaagatgttcgacaacaccatgtgccgcatgtactaccagcacgacgacgatgcta gcaatgggagcagcagcggggatgatgaggagcagagcggggatgacgaggagcagcctATTCTTTCTGACAACGACCATGCTATgatggtggctgacgacgaccctgctatggtggtggcggatgacgacctttctatggtggtggcggacgatgatcttgctatggtggtggcggacgacgaccttgctatggtggtggcggacgacgacctcgcgatggtggtggctccTGCAATCCCACAGCTTGGCGacaggaccatgccaattgtggtagaggagtacatccgtgttgggattcgccactctgagcgcatcaggttgatgaaggagaagaaggaggagtga